From Humisphaera borealis, the proteins below share one genomic window:
- the pilM gene encoding type IV pilus assembly protein PilM, with protein MATPRVAWGIDIGNRALKAVKLVRTATGVKIDDYDVIEHENLLSNAGDNRETLIQTALALFQGKHNLKGLPAAVGVSGQSSFARFIKLPPVEEKQIPQIVKFEAIQQIPFPLDEVEWSYQLFRDEASPDIEVGIFAMRKELVNQHLAYFTASGVNVQVVQMNPLAVYNALAYDDKIKGTTMIIDLGAENADLLIAEGESVWMRSIPIGGNHFTDALVRDFKLRFERAEELKRTTATSPHGRRILQAMRPVFADLVSEIQRSIGFYSSTHRDSRIARVIVLGGTFKLPGLQKYLQQNLGLELHKLDGIGLEPPSDPKIAAALSENALSSASAYGLALQALGDAKITSSLLPAAIQKERMWQEKTKWFAATAAAFVVGSGIAFGTYQMEKSAFNEQESTRGEIDRVLAEATGVAGRFKEVSGRGEADRAKIKEMTSLSESRDVWPKLIAEVDAAVPMPPATRPANAPPRGQRKEVRLEDMEVEYVPAMAQLVEKGPDGRYLLPATSFNERAGKRDPMAMAGLRSRRPGIGAGAAPGVVPGAAAPGGFTRDDAGSPVPFSPGGSSVGPVASGDASAPGQKRGYLLTLHLTTPNVGGTKFIEDTVVKAFLDQESTRTKIYEQAKAQLAAQGLTGPLPHISYSVARVSISSAQQLKYDEARKQALIAKAQAAQARELAQQPQSLDIGGGAGGAGRLDLRGFTPDDGGGVPGVPGVPGLPGGVGLPGLPGGTGSTAQDVAAQQAAANALLVDPVTKESLQDDWELTVLIAVVLDPHAAVPAAPAAEAPADGSSGDQPQ; from the coding sequence ATGGCCACTCCCCGCGTCGCCTGGGGTATCGATATCGGCAACCGCGCGCTCAAGGCGGTCAAGCTCGTACGCACCGCCACCGGGGTCAAGATCGATGACTACGACGTCATCGAGCATGAAAACCTGCTGTCCAATGCCGGCGACAATCGCGAAACGCTGATCCAGACGGCACTGGCGCTGTTCCAGGGCAAGCACAACCTGAAGGGGCTTCCCGCTGCGGTCGGTGTAAGCGGCCAATCGAGCTTCGCACGGTTCATCAAGCTGCCGCCGGTCGAAGAAAAGCAGATCCCGCAGATCGTCAAGTTCGAAGCCATCCAGCAGATCCCGTTCCCGCTCGATGAAGTCGAGTGGAGCTACCAGCTCTTCCGCGACGAAGCCAGCCCCGACATCGAAGTCGGCATCTTCGCGATGCGCAAGGAACTGGTGAACCAGCACCTGGCGTACTTCACCGCGTCGGGCGTGAACGTGCAGGTCGTCCAGATGAACCCCTTGGCCGTCTACAACGCGCTGGCGTACGACGACAAGATCAAGGGGACGACGATGATCATCGACCTCGGCGCCGAAAACGCCGACCTGCTCATCGCCGAAGGAGAGTCGGTCTGGATGCGCAGCATCCCGATCGGCGGGAATCACTTCACCGATGCCCTGGTCCGGGATTTCAAGCTCCGGTTCGAGCGGGCCGAAGAGCTCAAGCGCACCACCGCCACGAGCCCGCACGGGCGGCGGATTCTCCAGGCGATGCGGCCGGTGTTCGCCGACCTGGTGTCCGAAATCCAGCGGTCGATCGGGTTCTACTCTTCGACCCATCGCGATTCGCGCATTGCCCGGGTCATCGTGCTCGGCGGCACGTTCAAGCTGCCGGGGTTGCAGAAGTACCTTCAGCAGAATCTCGGCTTGGAACTGCACAAGCTCGATGGCATCGGCCTTGAACCGCCGAGCGATCCCAAGATCGCCGCCGCGCTCAGCGAGAATGCCCTCTCGTCAGCCAGCGCCTACGGCCTGGCGTTGCAGGCGCTGGGCGACGCGAAGATCACCAGTTCGCTGCTGCCGGCCGCGATCCAGAAGGAGCGGATGTGGCAGGAGAAGACCAAGTGGTTTGCGGCGACGGCAGCCGCGTTCGTTGTCGGCTCCGGCATCGCGTTCGGCACGTACCAGATGGAGAAGTCGGCGTTCAACGAACAGGAATCGACCCGCGGGGAGATCGACCGCGTGCTCGCCGAAGCGACGGGTGTCGCGGGACGGTTTAAAGAGGTCTCCGGCCGCGGTGAGGCGGACCGGGCCAAGATCAAGGAAATGACCAGCCTGTCGGAAAGCCGCGACGTGTGGCCGAAACTGATTGCCGAAGTGGACGCGGCCGTGCCCATGCCCCCGGCCACCCGCCCGGCCAATGCCCCGCCGCGTGGGCAACGCAAAGAGGTCCGGCTCGAAGACATGGAAGTCGAGTACGTCCCGGCGATGGCCCAACTGGTCGAGAAGGGCCCGGACGGACGTTACCTGCTGCCGGCGACCTCCTTCAATGAGCGGGCCGGCAAGCGCGATCCGATGGCAATGGCAGGACTGCGATCCCGCCGGCCCGGTATCGGTGCAGGTGCGGCTCCAGGTGTGGTCCCTGGTGCCGCCGCCCCGGGAGGATTTACCCGCGACGATGCCGGCAGCCCGGTGCCGTTCAGTCCGGGTGGCAGCTCGGTGGGTCCGGTCGCCAGTGGCGACGCCAGTGCCCCCGGCCAGAAACGGGGCTACCTGCTGACGCTGCACCTGACGACGCCCAATGTTGGCGGCACCAAGTTCATCGAAGACACCGTGGTCAAGGCATTCCTCGACCAGGAATCGACGCGAACCAAGATCTACGAGCAGGCCAAGGCCCAGCTCGCCGCGCAGGGGCTCACCGGCCCGCTGCCGCATATCTCTTACAGCGTGGCCCGCGTTTCGATCTCCTCCGCACAACAGTTGAAGTACGATGAAGCCCGCAAGCAGGCCTTGATCGCCAAGGCCCAGGCCGCGCAGGCCCGCGAGTTGGCCCAGCAGCCGCAGTCGCTGGATATCGGCGGTGGTGCCGGCGGTGCCGGTCGCCTGGATCTGCGTGGGTTCACGCCCGATGACGGCGGCGGTGTTCCGGGCGTACCCGGCGTGCCGGGACTGCCGGGCGGCGTGGGGCTTCCGGGTCTTCCCGGTGGCACCGGTTCGACTGCCCAGGACGTAGCCGCTCAACAGGCCGCGGCCAACGCGCTACTGGTCGACCCTGTCACCAAGGAGTCGCTGCAGGACGACTGGGAGCTGACGGTGCTGATTGCCGTCGTGCTCGATCCACACGCGGCAGTTCCCGCCGCCCCGGCCGCCGAGGCTCCCGCCGACGGTTCGTCCGGCGATCAACCTCAGTAG
- the cpaB gene encoding Flp pilus assembly protein CpaB codes for MNVKSFIPLIAAVLLGLIALVVARSALNKSGTAQTKDPVIGIVVATKDLPPGKELATDDLVVTRLPAESMPSGSFRTVQELIGRTTLQPLVKGQSIVEPLLAPTGAKGGLMGLIPSGHRAMTVEVNEFSGLAGMLQPGARVDVVAALRDEKGQSATRTILQNLEVRAVGRNINPAPVVEGAPPPPPSNNVTLLVTPRQAQIMNLATQNGRPWLVLRNNLDKETPDSELVTLAELTSGSGRSKSPQDDVMTPATKPTLTMADIFTSVTPPPSRSAARVVQVIRGGVESTVKFDEERAEHKPAATPATKPVAPPSLFGQGRAITGTDSESKQD; via the coding sequence ATGAACGTGAAGAGTTTCATCCCCCTGATCGCCGCGGTGCTGCTGGGCCTCATCGCCCTGGTTGTGGCTCGCAGCGCGCTGAACAAGTCCGGCACGGCTCAGACGAAGGACCCGGTCATCGGGATCGTCGTTGCCACCAAGGACCTTCCGCCGGGCAAGGAACTGGCCACCGACGACCTGGTCGTCACCCGACTGCCGGCCGAATCGATGCCGAGCGGCTCGTTCCGCACGGTCCAGGAGTTGATCGGCCGCACGACATTGCAGCCGCTGGTTAAGGGCCAGTCGATCGTCGAGCCGCTGCTGGCACCGACCGGTGCCAAGGGTGGTCTGATGGGACTGATTCCGAGCGGCCACCGCGCGATGACCGTCGAGGTCAACGAGTTCAGCGGTCTGGCCGGCATGCTCCAGCCAGGGGCACGCGTCGACGTGGTCGCCGCGCTTCGGGACGAGAAGGGCCAATCCGCAACCCGCACGATCCTGCAGAACCTGGAGGTTCGCGCGGTCGGTCGGAACATCAACCCCGCGCCCGTGGTCGAAGGCGCTCCGCCGCCGCCGCCGAGCAACAACGTCACGCTCCTGGTCACACCACGACAGGCCCAGATCATGAACCTCGCGACGCAGAACGGTCGGCCGTGGCTGGTGCTGCGTAACAACCTGGACAAGGAAACGCCGGACTCGGAACTGGTCACGCTCGCCGAACTGACATCGGGCAGCGGCCGGTCGAAGTCGCCGCAGGACGATGTGATGACGCCGGCCACCAAGCCGACGCTCACGATGGCTGACATCTTCACGTCGGTCACGCCGCCGCCGTCGCGTTCTGCCGCCCGCGTGGTGCAGGTGATCCGCGGTGGTGTCGAGTCGACGGTGAAGTTCGACGAGGAGCGCGCCGAGCACAAGCCCGCGGCAACGCCGGCGACCAAGCCCGTCGCGCCGCCGTCACTGTTCGGCCAGGGTCGTGCCATCACCGGCACGGACTCTGAAAGCAAACAGGACTAG
- a CDS encoding CpaF family protein, with protein sequence MASSIAPVQSERQLYLNQLKVKIHQKLVERLDVQNLRTLPPDTVRAEVRLLVRELCQSEKGLISSQDQERLMDDIMDETFGLGPLEALLKDPTISDIMVNRADRIFVERKGRIELVDTRFRDNAHLRQIIDRIVGLVGRRVDETSPMVDARLTDGSRVNAIIPPLALDGPAMSIRRFGSKPMQLEDLIRHGAFPPAVMDFLSSAVQARANVLISGGTGSGKTTLLNCLSRYIPADERVITIEDAAELQLQQPHVVRLETRPMNVEGKGEVNQRDLIKNCLRMRPDRIIIGECRGAEALDMLQAMNTGHEGSMTTVHANNVRDALGRLEVMVAMSGFDIPAKAMRTQIASAIQIVIQARRLTGGRRKVTTVSEISGMEGENIQMHDLFVFEQSGVDGDGHATGRFVCTGIRPRCAERIEHRGIRLPADLFMRRVIDI encoded by the coding sequence ATGGCGTCGTCCATCGCGCCGGTGCAGAGCGAACGTCAGCTCTACCTCAATCAGCTCAAGGTCAAGATCCATCAGAAGCTGGTGGAGCGGCTCGACGTGCAGAACCTGCGCACGCTGCCGCCCGATACCGTCCGCGCCGAAGTCCGACTGCTCGTCCGCGAGCTGTGCCAGTCCGAAAAGGGACTGATCAGCAGCCAGGACCAGGAACGGCTGATGGACGACATCATGGACGAGACTTTCGGCCTGGGCCCGCTGGAGGCCCTGCTGAAAGACCCGACCATCAGCGACATCATGGTCAACCGCGCCGACCGGATTTTCGTCGAGCGCAAGGGCCGTATCGAACTGGTTGATACGCGTTTCCGCGACAACGCCCACCTGCGGCAGATCATCGATCGCATCGTCGGCCTGGTCGGCCGGCGCGTGGATGAAACAAGCCCGATGGTGGACGCCCGACTGACCGACGGCAGCCGCGTCAATGCGATCATTCCACCGCTGGCCCTTGATGGTCCGGCGATGAGCATTCGGCGGTTCGGTTCCAAGCCGATGCAGTTGGAAGACCTGATTCGCCACGGCGCATTTCCGCCGGCGGTGATGGACTTCCTGTCGTCGGCCGTGCAGGCACGGGCCAACGTGTTGATCTCCGGCGGTACCGGCTCGGGCAAGACGACGCTGCTCAACTGTCTGAGCCGCTACATCCCGGCCGACGAGCGCGTCATCACGATCGAAGACGCCGCCGAACTTCAGTTGCAGCAGCCGCACGTGGTTCGCCTCGAAACCCGCCCGATGAACGTCGAAGGCAAGGGTGAGGTCAACCAGCGCGACCTGATCAAGAACTGTCTGCGTATGCGGCCGGACCGAATCATCATCGGCGAGTGTCGCGGTGCCGAGGCGCTGGACATGCTCCAGGCTATGAACACCGGTCACGAAGGGTCGATGACGACCGTCCACGCCAACAACGTCCGCGACGCCCTGGGCCGGTTGGAAGTGATGGTGGCGATGTCCGGATTCGACATCCCCGCCAAGGCGATGCGCACGCAGATTGCCAGCGCGATTCAGATCGTCATCCAGGCCCGGCGTCTGACCGGCGGTCGCCGCAAGGTGACGACGGTCAGCGAGATCAGCGGGATGGAAGGGGAGAACATCCAGATGCACGACCTGTTCGTGTTCGAACAGTCGGGCGTCGATGGGGACGGGCACGCGACAGGGCGGTTTGTCTGCACGGGTATTCGACCGCGATGTGCCGAGCGCATCGAACACCGCGGGATCCGTCTGCCGGCGGACCTGTTCATGCGACGCGTGATCGACATCTGA
- a CDS encoding type II secretion system F family protein produces the protein MDIESLILPGLIAMAVGLAIWGAFSLAGGQNREKKRLSQRLGNESSTEQQITDQFKPLLRVTAVSGVPQFLANKSFIQSLNRKLLQASPGSSLGKLFSLAFILAFVTFFVAFAVGGSLAVSAVGAAIAGYLPFFHLNGKCNKRQRQMADQLPEALDFLSRVLRAGHSFSTGLQMMADELPQPLAGEFRRCYDQHSLGQPLDESLKDTAGRVDNTDFSFFVTALLIQRQTGGDLSEVLGNISHMIRGRIRLQNQVRAKTAEGRFTGYILVAFPAVMFGLVYTQNPEYCHKLLTGDGRYLLGIALGLQMAGLFTIKKITTIKV, from the coding sequence ATGGACATCGAATCACTCATCCTCCCCGGCCTGATCGCAATGGCGGTCGGATTGGCCATCTGGGGTGCTTTCAGCCTGGCTGGCGGGCAGAACCGCGAGAAAAAGCGGCTCTCCCAGCGTCTGGGCAACGAATCGAGCACCGAGCAGCAGATCACCGACCAGTTCAAGCCGCTTCTGCGGGTCACCGCCGTCTCCGGCGTGCCGCAGTTCCTGGCCAACAAGTCGTTCATCCAGTCGCTGAACCGCAAGCTTCTCCAGGCCAGCCCGGGCTCGAGCCTCGGCAAGCTCTTTTCGCTCGCATTCATCCTGGCATTTGTCACGTTCTTCGTCGCGTTTGCGGTCGGCGGATCGCTGGCCGTCTCGGCGGTCGGCGCGGCAATCGCCGGCTACCTGCCGTTCTTTCACCTCAACGGCAAATGCAACAAGCGTCAGCGGCAGATGGCCGACCAACTGCCCGAAGCGCTCGATTTCCTGTCCCGCGTTCTTCGTGCCGGTCACAGTTTCAGCACCGGCCTGCAGATGATGGCCGACGAGCTCCCGCAGCCGCTGGCCGGCGAGTTCCGCCGCTGCTACGACCAGCACAGCCTCGGACAGCCGCTCGACGAATCACTCAAAGACACGGCCGGCCGTGTCGATAACACCGACTTCTCCTTCTTCGTGACGGCACTGCTGATTCAGCGTCAGACCGGTGGCGACCTGTCGGAAGTGCTCGGCAACATCAGCCACATGATCCGCGGCCGAATCCGCCTGCAGAACCAGGTCCGCGCCAAGACCGCCGAAGGTCGGTTTACCGGGTACATCCTGGTCGCGTTCCCGGCGGTGATGTTCGGCCTGGTCTACACGCAGAACCCTGAGTACTGCCACAAGCTGCTGACCGGCGACGGTCGCTACCTGCTGGGCATCGCACTGGGCCTGCAGATGGCCGGTTTGTTCACGATCAAGAAGATCACGACGATCAAGGTGTAG
- the sdhB gene encoding succinate dehydrogenase iron-sulfur subunit: protein MTSPANGRTASDRMVTIRIRRQDAPDKPGTQRWEEFSVPHRPQMNIISCLQYIAANPQTTAGKETTTPVWDSGCLEEVCGACTMVINGKARQACSALVDRVGEPGQPITLEPMGKFPLIRDLFVDRSRLFNDLKRVKAWVPIDGTYDLGKGPAVSQKSQETAYPLSRCMSCGCCLEACPQYTPSNHFVGAAVISQARLFNEHPTGKALKEERLEALMGEGGVGDCGKAGNCAEVCPKEIPLLESIAAVQRQATVYSLKKFFMK, encoded by the coding sequence ATGACTTCCCCCGCCAACGGCAGGACTGCAAGCGATCGGATGGTGACGATTCGCATCCGACGACAGGACGCCCCCGACAAGCCTGGCACGCAGCGCTGGGAGGAGTTCTCAGTGCCGCATCGGCCGCAGATGAACATCATCTCATGCCTGCAGTACATCGCGGCCAACCCGCAGACCACGGCCGGTAAAGAGACCACTACCCCCGTGTGGGACAGTGGTTGCCTTGAAGAAGTGTGTGGTGCCTGCACGATGGTCATCAACGGCAAGGCTCGTCAGGCCTGTTCGGCGCTGGTGGATCGGGTGGGCGAACCCGGCCAGCCGATCACGCTCGAGCCGATGGGCAAGTTCCCCCTCATTCGCGACCTGTTCGTCGATCGGTCGCGGCTGTTTAACGATCTGAAGCGCGTGAAGGCCTGGGTGCCGATCGACGGCACCTACGATCTGGGCAAAGGGCCGGCGGTTTCGCAGAAGTCGCAGGAGACGGCCTATCCGCTGAGCCGCTGCATGAGTTGCGGCTGCTGCCTGGAGGCCTGCCCGCAATACACGCCCAGCAATCACTTCGTCGGTGCGGCGGTGATCAGCCAGGCCCGGCTCTTCAACGAGCACCCGACCGGCAAGGCGCTGAAGGAAGAACGCCTCGAAGCACTGATGGGCGAAGGCGGCGTCGGTGATTGCGGCAAGGCCGGGAACTGCGCCGAAGTGTGCCCGAAGGAAATCCCCCTGCTGGAAAGCATCGCCGCGGTTCAGCGGCAGGCGACCGTGTACTCGCTCAAGAAGTTTTTCATGAAGTGA
- a CDS encoding type II and III secretion system protein family protein produces MSTFNQNNDLSNQKTLDEASNVSDERKRSRRRLRVAAAIGAALLVPYVIYADDSSPVVNPPAIELPAGDALPESAPVTPIVLAEPATPAPAAAPATAPATPATAPSAVTPIAAPMLPGTPVIATTPATRPADAVASLFENVSGSGPVKMLVGRSMVLKTKAPFKRMSLTQPEVVGDNLVDPTSILLTAKKAGVSQLIVWDDKDRSEVLDIVVDVDLKLLSELVKTHFPTATVELSAVNGTLVARGRVPNLQTAEQITEMLGAYGKVLNFLEMAGGQQVMLQVRFAEVSRTASTELGVNFGMNDGTGKFQVPIGGTLAKAAGGNVTLIGGGSIGSTQFDILVSALRNNSLLRMLAEPNLATLSGKEAEFLAGGEIPIPVPQSGGGNGTTITIEYKQFGIRLAFTPIVLGDGKIRIQASAEVSELDYTKSVSVAGTQVPGLSKRTVTTTIELSEGQTFSLAGLLNNKVTANKSAVPLLGDIPILGALFRSVKYERNETELVVLVTPRLVEAMNPSQVPELPGERWNYPSESDLFIKQYLGGPGTDPGSANKPAPSAFRGPYGFVPVSNPVTSGAAGQRVTSVNQDARPE; encoded by the coding sequence ATGTCGACCTTCAATCAGAACAACGATCTTTCGAACCAGAAGACGCTCGATGAGGCCTCGAACGTGTCCGATGAACGCAAGCGGTCCAGGCGTCGCCTGCGGGTCGCCGCGGCGATCGGCGCCGCGCTGCTCGTGCCGTACGTCATTTACGCCGACGACAGCAGTCCGGTCGTCAACCCGCCGGCGATTGAACTGCCGGCCGGCGACGCGCTTCCGGAGTCCGCTCCGGTGACGCCGATCGTGCTGGCCGAACCGGCAACGCCCGCCCCGGCCGCCGCGCCGGCGACGGCACCGGCAACACCTGCCACGGCACCGTCGGCTGTCACGCCAATCGCGGCTCCCATGCTCCCGGGCACACCCGTGATCGCCACGACACCCGCCACCCGCCCGGCCGACGCCGTCGCCAGCCTCTTCGAAAACGTTTCCGGCAGCGGCCCGGTCAAGATGCTGGTCGGCCGCAGCATGGTCCTTAAGACCAAGGCGCCGTTTAAACGAATGAGCCTCACCCAGCCCGAAGTGGTCGGGGATAACCTGGTCGATCCCACGAGCATCCTGTTGACGGCCAAGAAGGCCGGCGTCAGCCAGCTCATCGTCTGGGACGACAAGGACCGCAGCGAAGTCCTCGATATCGTTGTTGACGTTGACCTCAAGCTACTGAGCGAACTGGTCAAGACGCATTTCCCGACCGCGACCGTCGAACTCTCGGCCGTCAATGGCACGCTGGTCGCCCGCGGCCGGGTTCCCAACCTTCAGACCGCCGAGCAGATCACCGAGATGCTGGGCGCGTACGGCAAGGTGCTGAACTTCCTGGAGATGGCCGGCGGACAGCAGGTCATGCTGCAGGTTCGCTTCGCGGAAGTGTCCCGCACCGCCAGCACCGAGCTGGGCGTCAACTTCGGCATGAACGACGGCACCGGCAAGTTCCAGGTGCCGATCGGCGGCACGCTCGCCAAGGCGGCCGGCGGCAACGTCACGCTGATCGGCGGGGGCAGCATCGGCAGCACCCAGTTCGACATCCTGGTGTCCGCACTCCGCAACAACAGCCTGCTCCGCATGCTCGCCGAGCCCAACCTTGCCACCCTCAGCGGCAAGGAAGCCGAGTTCCTGGCCGGCGGCGAAATCCCGATTCCGGTTCCGCAGTCGGGCGGCGGCAACGGCACCACCATCACCATCGAATACAAGCAGTTCGGCATTCGCCTGGCCTTCACGCCCATCGTCCTGGGCGACGGGAAGATCCGAATCCAAGCGTCGGCCGAGGTGTCGGAACTGGACTACACCAAGAGCGTGTCGGTCGCCGGCACCCAGGTTCCCGGCCTCTCGAAGCGCACCGTCACCACGACGATTGAGCTGAGCGAAGGCCAGACCTTCTCTCTTGCCGGCCTGCTGAACAACAAGGTCACCGCCAACAAGTCGGCTGTGCCGCTGCTGGGCGATATCCCGATCCTGGGCGCCCTGTTCCGCTCGGTGAAGTACGAGCGTAACGAGACCGAACTGGTCGTGCTGGTGACGCCGCGTCTCGTCGAAGCCATGAACCCGAGCCAGGTTCCGGAACTCCCCGGCGAGCGTTGGAACTATCCGAGCGAGAGCGACCTGTTCATCAAGCAGTACCTCGGCGGCCCGGGAACGGATCCCGGCTCGGCGAACAAGCCCGCACCGTCGGCTTTCCGCGGACCCTACGGATTCGTGCCCGTTAGCAATCCCGTGACATCGGGTGCGGCTGGGCAGCGGGTGACGAGCGTCAATCAGGATGCGCGCCCGGAATAA
- a CDS encoding AAA family ATPase, whose product MFVQLTCAIVDADASNRQEMAAFLSRFGIPVIAQLATVDGLPALLGRSEAPQLVIVNLDPNAPAALRAIGHLPRQNPGVSFFVMSQLLDANLLMEAMHLGVKEFIPLPMSEEKFSNAIERVATAHGAGKKARIIHVVPTVGGCGSTTVACNVAASLAKSGKTVLVDLDLMRGGVASCFDTRPRFTIADVMEAAEKLDKTLLDNALAVHANSKVALLARPELPEDTQRVNGPGVSRLLNLLGRLFDYVVIDSVMSIDPIYSAAIAAADVNILTMQLNIPSAKNAERFVGAMRRMGVEANKIKIVVNRYVKKGNDIEPEEVERALGLKVSWTVPNDFKNAIQAINFGEPVVLRAPRSDISLGLTALAQGLDNRAGKALAA is encoded by the coding sequence ATGTTTGTCCAACTGACCTGTGCAATCGTCGATGCCGACGCCTCCAATCGCCAGGAGATGGCGGCATTCCTGTCCCGGTTCGGGATACCCGTCATCGCCCAGTTGGCGACCGTGGACGGATTGCCTGCACTGCTCGGGCGTTCGGAAGCGCCGCAACTGGTGATTGTCAATCTCGACCCCAATGCGCCGGCGGCGCTTCGCGCCATCGGTCATCTGCCGCGCCAGAATCCCGGCGTCAGTTTCTTCGTGATGTCCCAGCTGCTCGACGCGAACCTCCTGATGGAGGCGATGCACCTGGGCGTGAAGGAATTCATCCCGCTCCCGATGAGCGAGGAAAAGTTCTCCAACGCGATCGAACGCGTCGCCACCGCCCACGGCGCGGGCAAGAAAGCCCGGATCATTCATGTCGTGCCAACGGTCGGCGGATGCGGCTCGACAACCGTCGCGTGCAACGTCGCCGCATCGCTCGCCAAGAGCGGCAAGACCGTCCTGGTGGACCTCGACCTGATGCGCGGCGGTGTGGCAAGCTGCTTCGACACGCGGCCCCGCTTCACAATCGCCGACGTCATGGAAGCCGCGGAGAAGCTGGACAAGACGCTGCTCGACAACGCACTGGCGGTTCACGCCAACAGCAAGGTCGCGCTGCTGGCCCGTCCCGAGCTTCCTGAAGACACACAGCGCGTCAACGGCCCTGGCGTCAGCCGGCTGCTAAACCTGCTCGGCCGGCTTTTCGACTACGTGGTGATCGACTCGGTGATGAGCATCGACCCGATCTACTCGGCCGCGATCGCCGCCGCCGACGTCAACATCCTGACCATGCAGCTCAACATCCCCAGCGCCAAGAACGCCGAGCGATTCGTCGGCGCGATGCGGCGGATGGGCGTCGAGGCGAACAAGATCAAGATTGTCGTCAATCGCTATGTGAAGAAGGGGAACGACATCGAGCCTGAAGAAGTCGAACGGGCCCTGGGACTGAAGGTCTCCTGGACCGTTCCCAACGACTTCAAGAACGCGATTCAGGCAATCAACTTCGGCGAGCCGGTCGTGCTTCGGGCACCGAGGTCTGACATCAGCCTGGGCCTGACGGCGCTGGCTCAAGGGCTGGACAATCGTGCCGGCAAGGCATTGGCGGCCTGA
- a CDS encoding type II secretion system F family protein encodes MDELTLLILCGAGSIGLIGFFVMKMAMGGGGENKLRNRLAKGPTDAETLASKKTSFKSDLKGAFTRLGQAAAEPFMPKSREKISGLRQSLNKAGLYNPSTLRTMMGAKLIFLIVGVVGGYVIGVTTDKLMMMLSLGGIIGYMAPQLWLRLRITANQKALTFGLPDALDLMVVCVEAGLTVDAAMQRVGQELGLAHPAIAREFGIAHMETRVGLTRGDSLKNIGTRTGNSGLQSLAAMLVQADRFGTSIAQALRVHAETLRLNRQHAAEELAAKASVKISFPLVLFIFPSTFIVLCGPVIIELMSSSLYK; translated from the coding sequence ATGGACGAACTTACTCTCCTCATCCTCTGCGGTGCCGGCTCGATCGGCCTGATCGGCTTCTTCGTGATGAAGATGGCGATGGGCGGCGGCGGCGAAAACAAGCTGCGCAATCGTCTGGCCAAGGGGCCGACCGATGCCGAAACGCTCGCGTCCAAGAAGACCTCTTTCAAAAGCGATCTCAAGGGCGCGTTCACCCGGCTTGGCCAGGCCGCGGCCGAACCCTTCATGCCCAAGAGCCGGGAGAAGATCTCCGGCTTGCGACAGTCTTTGAACAAGGCCGGCCTTTACAACCCATCTACGCTGCGAACCATGATGGGCGCCAAGCTCATCTTCCTCATCGTCGGCGTGGTGGGGGGCTATGTCATCGGCGTCACCACCGACAAACTGATGATGATGCTCTCGCTCGGCGGCATCATCGGTTACATGGCGCCACAGTTGTGGCTGCGGCTGCGTATCACCGCCAACCAGAAAGCCCTGACCTTCGGCCTTCCCGACGCGCTGGACCTGATGGTGGTTTGCGTGGAAGCCGGCCTGACCGTGGACGCCGCGATGCAGCGCGTTGGCCAGGAACTGGGCCTGGCCCATCCGGCAATCGCCCGGGAGTTCGGCATTGCCCACATGGAAACCCGCGTCGGCCTGACGCGTGGCGATTCACTTAAGAACATCGGTACCCGCACGGGCAACTCGGGCCTTCAGTCGCTGGCCGCGATGCTCGTGCAGGCCGACCGCTTCGGTACCAGCATCGCCCAGGCACTGCGGGTACACGCCGAGACGCTCCGCCTGAACCGCCAGCACGCCGCCGAAGAGCTGGCTGCCAAGGCGTCGGTCAAGATCAGCTTCCCGCTGGTGCTGTTTATCTTCCCCTCGACGTTCATCGTGCTCTGCGGACCGGTGATCATCGAGCTGATGAGCAGTTCCCTCTACAAGTGA